AAAGCAAAACTTGCTTTGCTATATAGCGCTCCTAAATGAGTTGTAAGATTTTGAGAGTTGTGAGAGTGCGCCCCGAAGGGGCGCACTCTCACAACCTATTTAGGATTGCTATATAATTCAAATAGAGTCCAGATTTTTAGCTCAGGATTGGTAAGATGATCGCTGTAAAAACTCTCTACGAAACTGACTTTAACCTTTGGCTAGAGGAAACCGCACTCCTAATCAAGGAAGGTAAATTAGAGCGCTTAGATATTGAAAATCTACTTGAAGAAATTGAAAGTATGAGTCGGCGAGAAAAAGATGCAGTTGAAAGTAATTTAATTAGAGTTATGCAACACCTTCTTAAATGGAATTATCAACCACAAAAGCAATCGCCTAG
This genomic stretch from Pseudanabaena galeata CCNP1313 harbors:
- a CDS encoding DUF29 domain-containing protein translates to MIAVKTLYETDFNLWLEETALLIKEGKLERLDIENLLEEIESMSRREKDAVESNLIRVMQHLLKWNYQPQKQSPSWAYTIIEHSRRLNTAFKNSPSLKRYFDDVFDECYTAACQAASVETQLPLVTFPQSCPFSKSDVLDINSDDYLIS